GCCCCAGTCGCCTCTACCGCCGTCTCCTCCTGCGCCGAACCCCGCGGCCCACCTGTGGAATCCGCTTTCGCTGTAGGGCCCGAGTCGCCCGATCCTCGGGGCCATGGCGCCGAACAGCATCACTCCGGCTGCCTCCGGGTCACCGCCGGAAGCGGTAAAAAGAGCCCGACGCCGGCGGCCGACGAGCCAGATGATTCCCAGGAATAGGGAGAACGACAGCCCCACCCCGCCAGCCATCGCGGCCGCCGTCGCGGACTCGTTCGCCTTGAAGCCGTTGATCAGCATCACACCAAACAGCAGCCCCAAAGGAATGGCAAAGACCAGCCTGCGCACCAGCGCCCAGCGGAGACGTGAAACTGGAACCGGGAGCTTCGTTGTGGCTGTGGTTTCGGCGGGCAGGCCCGTCCCGGCGGCGCGGTGATCTGAAGAGTGCAAGTTCTTCCCCCAAAGAAGTGAGACCGTAGTGACTCTGATCGAATCCTAGGCGATTTCGGCCGCGTCGATGGTCCTTCAATGCTGCCTGGTTGTCCAGGCCAGGCCGAGACTCCGATGCAAAAGGCCCCGGAACCGTTTGGGTCCGGGGCCTTGTAGGGCCGGGCTACTTGTTCTTGTTGGTCCTGCCCTCGTTCTCAGCCTTCGAGGCCGGGGATGCCTTGACGGCCGGGCCCGCGCCGTATGTTGGCGTTGCCGGTGTGGCGGCGTTGGAGCTGCGGTGCTCTGCCGCATTTGCCTGGCCGGCGGCGCGCTTGGCGGCGGCGTTCTCGTGAGTCCATGCGGAGTTGCCTCTCGGCTCTTCCGAAGCCGACTCTTCAGGCTCCGCATCTTCCGACTCCGACTCTTCCGGAGCTGGCTCGACCGTTGCCGGCTCGACCGGAGCCTGCTCAACCGGTGCGGGCTCAACCGGAGCCTGCTCAACCGGTGCGGGCTCAACCGGTGCGGGCTCAACCGGAGCAGGCTCTACCGGATCGGTGGTCGCGGCCGGGACCTCGGACACCACGGAGGCGGGCTCCGTCACTTCAGCAGTGGCGGCCATGGCTGCGCCGCCGCCGGCAACGGCGACGACTGAAGCTACCGCGACAGCTTTGGTGGTGGTGCCCAGGGCACCGAAAAAGGAGAAGATTCCTGACATGAAAGGCCTTTCGGGAAAAGGGACGTGCGTTGATCCGGAGGCCACCCCAAACAGCCGGCCGGGCGTCACGTTACGCGACAGAAACGGGTCTCGGCGGGCAGGTGGGCCGATCCTGCGGAATTGCTGATCAGAAACTTCCCCGGCGGACACAAAGCCCCCGGACCAGGTGATTCGGGGGCTTAGCGGCCGCCAATCCCTAGGTAACTAAAAGGCGAAGGGGACCACTCTTTGAAGTGCTCCCCGAAAGATGGATTCGAAATTGAGAATCTGATTTTCGGACGTGCAGGTCAAAGAGTGGTCCCCTTTATTTGCATACCGCCAGAAGTCTCTTACTTATCGCAGGCAATTCCGTCGCGATCGCGGTCCAGAGCCGTGTGATACCCCGGCGCATCCGCGCGGATGGGGCTGCTCCCGCTGCCTTGGCTTCGGTGCAGTTTCCGTAGTAAACGTCCGTCGGAGCTGCCGGCGCCACAGAAGCAGCTGGAACGTTCTTGGCAGCCTGCAGAGCTGCCAGCTGATCAGCTCCTCAAGTCGGGCAACCCGAAAACCTGTCACGCACAGTTCAGGAATTCAGCTTCAGTCTTCTGCGGCGGCGGCACGAGGGTGATGATTGGACTAACGACCTCCGCTTGCCCTCGATTCGATCGGAGAAGATCTCATGCTCAAGACGTTGTGCAAGCCGAACATTCAACACGATTGGCATACTGAACACACAGACGATGGCGCCCTAATATAGGCGCTGCAAACGTTGCGGCAAAGACGACGACCGCGGAGGGGCGGCACTGGTGGCGCCGGCGCCTGGGCCGGTCCGGCTGGGATGGGCTAGGGTGTCGCCGCACCGCGAGACGCTCCAACTCCCCTGTGTTGTCGCCAACATTTGCCCAGTTGGACAAATACACATCCCTCCACCAGCCAAACGGGCCTTTCTCCCCTTGGCCGGCCCCCTCGACCGGCGTGTACTGAACCCAGGACCCGTACATCCGCAGGAGGCACCCCATGAACGTCCCCATCATTCTGGCGCTCGGCGCGATCGTGGTGGTCGCCGTCGTACTGGGTGTTGTCTTCGCGAGGGAGAAGGATCCGCAGCGACGGGCCGCGGCGCTGAAACGGACCGGGGCCGCAATTATGGCGGTGTTCACGGTCCTCGGGGGTGTCTTCATTGGCGGCTATGCCCTGCAGGATCCGGGCGGGAATGCCGGGCTGCTGATGACACTCGCCTGGGTGCTGCCGATGCTGATCCTTGCGGTCGCGGCCTGGTTCTGGCCGGCGGTGACCGCTCCCCTGCTGCTCGCCCTCGCGTCCGCCTTTATCGCGGCCTGCGTGTGGCTCGCCTTCGACCCCGCAGCCCTGCGGGCATTCATCAGCGACAACGGACCCGTGATAGCCGTCAGCGTCATCGCCCTGTCGTTCCCGTCTGCCGTACTCGGTCTGAAGCGGACCGCACTGGCCGGCTGGCTGCTCGTGGCCCTGGGCGTGTTGCCGCTCCTGATCACGCTCATCAGCAGGTCGGGCCCGATCGCATCGCTCACCGCGGCAAGCGTGGTCCCCTTGATCGCAGGAATCGCCTATCTCGTCTCCGCCCGGATGGCACACGGAAGCACCACCGCCGGGAACCAGCGGGCTGCGGCAGCGTAGCGGGACGGGCGCAAGGTCTGTTCTGGCCGGGACCCAGCCGTTAGTCTTCGCACATGGCGAACCCACAGAGTAGCTGGAGCCACCGGCTCTTAGCCGTCAGCGTTGCGGTTTTGACCATGGTGGTTGTTGCGGCCGTGGGCGTCTGGATATTCCAGCCAGGCTTGTTCGGGACGCTCACCGGCGCGGCCAGCGCGCAGACGCCGTCGGTTTCGGGCGACAAACCGCCTTCCACCGCGGCGGTTCCCTCGCCCGTGGTGACGACGCCGACACCCAGCCCGACGCCGACGCCGACGCCGACGACCACCCCAACGCCGACTCCCAACCCGGCGCTTCTGCTGGATGAACTCCAGACCGCGGAGATCATCACCAATGGGTTCTGGACGCGCCATTGGGGCGACTATTTCCCGGGCACGTACAGTCCGCCCAAAGTCCTCGGGCTGTACGACGGAAACTCCGCGAGCGTTCCCTTGTGCGGGCAAACCCCGCTTTCGGCCGACAATGCCTTCTACTGTCCACAGGCAGACTTCGTCGCATGGGACAAAGGACTTATGGAGAAGGGCTACGCCAACGGTGACACGTGGCCCTATCTGGTCATCGCGCACGAGTGGGGGCATGCCATCCAGGACCGGCTCGGCGACTCGCTGACCGAGAAGGCCGACGAGTTGCAGGCAGATTGCCTGGCGGGCGCTGCCCTGTTCGGTGCTGCAGCGGACGGGGAACTCATCCTGGAAACAGGCGACCAGAAGGAGTTGGCCGCGGGCCTCAATGTGCTGGGCGACGAAACACCGTGGACGTCCAGCGCGGATCACGGCGACTCGTTTGAACGCATCCGGTCTTTTGACGAGGGCCGCCTCCATGGCATTGCCCGTTGCGTCCCGGGAATGAAGTTCGGCGGCTGGACCGGCGCGCTCGTCTACCGGAGCGGGATTGAAGTTTCCGTTAGCCCGCTGGGATACGAAAACGTTGAAGGGCCGTTGCCCTCCACCGCTACACCAACCCCAACCTGGACCACGACGCCGGCACCCGGCAGCACGGTCCGCGTGGCTGCGGTCTTCGAGATCACAGTGAAGAACGGCAGCGCGGCGGCATTCGATGCCACCGGAATGGGCAACCCGATCGTCCGCTATGGCGAACGCGGCCTGCTCGCAGAGACCGTGCCGGCCGCCGCGACCAGCACGCCGGCGGCATCGTTGGGGATCCTGCAACCGGGCCAGACCAAGAGGATCAAAGTCAGCGCCATCATTCCCGCCGGCCAACTGACAGTCCGGGTGGCGGTCCCCGGACCCAACCCGGCGGTGGATTGGGCGGCTTCCTTCGAAGGGGAACTGCCGCCCCGGTGACACAACCGCCGGACACCGCCGCGTAACGCGAATCGGGCAGGGCACGGATCGCGGGTAGCATCGGGGCCATGAGCGCCGACGACGACGACATCACCGAAGAACTCCTGGCCGACGCCAACAAGCTGACCGGGCTGAGCCTCGAACTGCTCGGCCTCGACCCCCACCCGGATGACATGACCCCGGAGCAGCAGCTCCAGTTCGATCCGGAAGAACTGGACGAAATGGCCGCCGTCCCGCCGGAGGACCGGCAGAAAGCTGTGCGCCACACGCGCCTGCTGGCAGGCCTGCTGTGGAACTCGTCGAGCATCCTCATCGACCAGCTCTTTCGCGATCTGGGCACCCTCAACAAACTGGAGTCCCTCACCCCGTCCGACATCGCCGGGACCTCGGTGCTGTCCTCACTGCCGCCGCAGTTCGCGTCCAGCTACGACTCGAAATTCACCCAGAAGTTCATCGTCGTCGCCGCCGACGTCACGGCGTCCCTGGCCCGCGGCTGGACCGCCCCCGGATGCCTCGCCGCCGAACTCGCGGTCCGCTGCCTGCTCGACCAGGCGGAAATCACCGAGGACATCTACGAACTTGACCTCCCGGAGGACTGGCGGGCCCAGGTTGAGGAAGTCCTGCTGGAGGACGCGGACAGTGAAGCGCTGTATTCAGACAGCCTCGACGTCCTGGAGGACGATGCCGACAGGCTGGGCTTCGAATACTGGTTCAAGCCGTACAACGCATGGGACACGGTTCCTCCCTACGCCTGCTCCTAACCCGCCCGCTCTTAACGCGACGGGGCAGCAAGTCCCGCCCGGAAATCCTCCGTGAAGCGCTGCACGCCGTCCCACTCGGTGTAGACGTAGTCGCGGGACGTGTCCGTGTCGAGGGAGCCCTTGTCGGAGGCGATCTTCTTCATGACGCGCTTTTTGATGAACCCGTAGTGGGTGTAGAGCAGCGCGCCGGCGAACAACCCGACATGCGCGGGCCGCCACCCCGTTTCCTCCTCGAATTTCGCCACGTAGCCCTCGGCGTTCTCCTCGTCTCCGTGTGCGGCCAGGCTGACCGAAACCAGGGCCGACGGGAGCCGCTGAGCTCTCCACGGTTCTTCTTCACAAAGTCCGTGACATGTCCCTCATGCTTGCCCATATGCACCGACGCGGCCACGATGACGCCGTCGAAGCCGCCCGGAAAGGTGTCCCCGGAGTGCTTGAGGTCCACGGCGTCTGCCTGGTGCCCGTGGGCCCGGATCAGCTCGGCGATGTACTCCGCGATCTGGGCTGTCTGTCCTTCAACGCTCCCGAACGGGATATAGATCCTGGCCATGTTCCACTGTGTCCCCGCGGCGCCGGCAACAGGTAGGGCCGAACGTCCCCGCCGTCTCGAAAGCGCACCGCACCCTTGACGGCGGCGGCCCGGCGGCATGTGATAGATGAAGACCCGGCCCGGTTCACAGCCGGCCGGCGGTGCGGCATGACGTATACCCACGAAAGGACAGGACATGTCCCTGCTCGATTCCTCCCTCTGGGAGGGCAAGATCTACCTCAACGGCTGGCGCCCGGGCGGCGGCGGGACAGCCGACGCCGTCGAACCTGCCACCGGCGGGACGCTGGGCAGCTATGGCCTGGCGTCCGTGGCGGACGTCCGTGAAGCCGCGACGACGGCGGCGGCCGCCCAGAAGGACTGGGCGAAACTGAACCCCGAGGACCGCGCCGCCGTACTGCGCCGCGCCGGGCTGCTCTGGGAGGAGCATGCGGCCGAGATCCAGGACTGGATCGTGCGCGAGTCCGGCGGCATTCCGCCCAAGGCGGGGCTGGAAACGCACATCGCCGCCAACGAATGCTACGACGCCTCGGCGCTGCCCTCCCTCCCCGCCGGGGACGTGCTCACCTCAAACGAGAACCGCTGGTCCTTCGCGCGCCGACGTCCGGTCGGCGTCGTGTCCGTGATTGCGCCGTTCAACTTCCCGCTGATCCTCTCGATCCGCGCCGTCGCCCCAGCTCTGGCTCTCGGCAACGCCGTGCTGCTCAAGCCGGACCCCCGGACCGCGGTCTGCGGCGGGGTCACCCTGGTGCGGATCTTCGAGGAAGCCGGACTCCCGCCCGGACTCCTGTCACTGCTGCCGGGCGGGGCCGACATCGGCGCCGCCGTCGTCGAGGCACCCGAGGTCAGGGTCATCGCCTTCACCGGCTCGACGGCGGCCGGTCGGAAGATTGGCGAGACGGCCGGGCGGCTGCTCAAGCGCGCGCACCTGGAACTCGGCGGGAACAACGCGCTCATCGTGCTGCCGGGCGCAGACCTGCCGAAGGCCGCCTCCGCGGCGGCCTTCGGGTCCTTTATGCACCAGGGCCAGATCTGCATGGCCGCCGGGCGCCACATCGTCCACGAGGACATCTACGACGACTATGTCAGCGCCCTCGCGGAGAAGGCCGCGCATCTTCCGGTCGGCGATCCGAAGAGCGGGACCGTGGCCTTGGGCCCCATCATCGACGAGAAGCAGTTGCACCGGGTCGATTCGATCGTCCAGGATGCGGTGCAGGGCGGGGCACGGCTGGCCGCCGGCGGCACACACGACGGCAGGTTCTACCAGCCCACCGTCCTCGCCGACCTGGACGTGGCCAGCCCGGCGTGGAAGGACGAGATCTTCGGCCCCGTGGCGCCGGTCATGAAGTTCTCCACCGTGGAGGAAGCCGTGGCACTGGCCAACGGCAACGAGTACGGCCTCTCCATCGGCATCCTGGGCGACGTCGGCATGGCGATGACCATCGCCGACCAGCTCGACTCCGGCAAGGTCCACATCAACGAACAGACGGTGTCCGACGAGGCGAACTCACCGTTCGGCGGGATGAAGAGCTCGGGCAACGGCTCCCGGATCGGCGGACACCACGCCAACATGGAATCCTTCACCGAAATCCAATGGCTCACCGTCCGGCCGGACATCGCCCCGTACCCGTTCTAGCGCCGGACCCGTCTGATCGGAGACGTCAAAGGACCCGGCGGCAGCTGCCGCCGGGTCCTTTTGTGTCTCCGTTAGACCGGAGGCTACATGTGCACGTGCAGGCGCCGGGCCGCTTCGGAGATCGAACCGCTCAGTGATGGGTACACCGTAAAGGTGCTGGCGACGTCGTCCACGTGCAGTTTCTGGGTGACCGCAAGGGAGATCGCGAAGATCAGCTCGGAGGCGTTCGGACCCACCACGACGCCGCCGATCACGGTGCCGGAGCCCTTGCGGGCGAAGATCTTGATGAAGCCGTCGCGGTGGTTGCGCATCTTGGCGCGGGCGTTGCTGCGCAGCGAGAGCTTCACGATGTCGGCCTGGTACTTGCCGGACTCGATCTCGGCCTCGGAGACGCCCACATTCGCAATCTCGGGCGAGGTGAAGATATTGGACGCGACCTGGTGCAGCTTGAGCGGCATCACACTGTCGCCTAGGAAGTGGGCGATCGCGATCCGGCCCTGCATCGCGGCCACGGAAGCGAGCGCCAGCACGCCGGTGCAGTCGCCGGCGGCGTAGATGTTCGGCGCGGTGGTGCGGGAGACGCCGTCGACCTTGATGTGGCCGCTCTCAGTGAGCGCCACACCGGCCTCCTCGAGGCCGATCCCGGCGGTGTTCGGGATGGAGCCGACGGCGACCAGGCAGTGGCTGCCGGTGACGTTGGACCCGTCGCCGAGGGTGACGATGACGCCGTCCTCGGTGCGCTCGACGGTCTCGGCGCGGGCGCGGGAGAGCACCTTCACGCCCCGGCGTTCGAAGACGCCCTCCAGGACCTCGGCGGCGTCGGTGTCCGAGCCGGGGAGCACCCGGTCGCGGCTGGAAATCAGGGTGACCCGGGACCCGAGGCCGTTGTAGGCGGAGGCGAACTCGGCGCCGGTCACGCCGGAGCCGACCACGATCAGGTCCTCGGGGAGTTCGTCCATGTTGTAGATCTGCGCCCAGTTCAGGATCCGGACGCCGTCCGGGCGGGCGGTGGGCAGCTCGCGCGGGTGGGCGCCGACGGCCAGCAGGATCGCGTCCGCCTCAATGATTTCCGTGCCGTCGGCGGTGAGGACCTCGATGGTGTGGCTGTCCAGCATCCTGCCGGAGCCGAGCATGATCCGGACGCCCTGGTTCTCCAGGCCCTTCTGGATGTCGGCGGACTGCTGCCGGGCCAGGCGCAGCAGGCGGTCGTTGATGTGCTTGAGGTCAGCGCGCATCGTCGGGGTACAGTCGCCGCCGTCGAGGTCGAACTTGACGCCGAGCTCGCCGGCCTCGCTGACGCGGGTCATCAGGTCCGCCGTCGCAATGAGCGTCTTGGACGGCACGACGTCGGTCAGCACCGCGGAGCCGCCGAGCCCCGCCCGTTCGATGATGGTGACCTTCGCGCCAAGGGAGGCGGCGACCATGGCAGCTTCGTAGCCGCCGGGCCCTCCGCCCAGGATTGCGATGCGGGGTGAGCTGAAATCGGGATGCGTAGTCACAATCAGCCATTGTCCACCATTTGGACCGGCACCACCAAGAATCCGGGTCCTCACCACACCCGGCACCACACAGCCCCCAGTGCTGGGCAGCACGCCGCAGGCAGGATAACTTGTACCGGTGAGTACAACAGAATTCCTGAACACGGACCCCTTCGACGCCGCCCGCGCCGCCGCCGACTACATCGCCGAAGAGACCGGCATCGACGCGCACGACGTCGCGCTGGTGCTCGGCTCGGGCTGGGCCGACGCCGCCGAACTGATCGGCGAAACCACCGCCACCCTCTCCGCGGACGAGGTCCCCGGCTTCTCCTCCCCGTCGGTGGTGGGCCACGTCGGCACGATCCGCTCCGTGCTGACCAAGGAGGGCAAACGCGCCCTGGTCCTGGGCGCCCGCACCCATTACTACGAAGGCAAAGGCGTCCGCGCCGTCGTCCACGGGGTCCGCACCGCCGCGGCGGCCGGCTGCAAGACCCTCGTCCTGACCAACGGGTGCGGTGGCCTCAACGAGGACTGGACTCCCGGCACCCCCGTGCTGATCAGCGACCACATCAACCTCACCGCCACCTCACCGCTCGAGGGCGCCACCTTCGTGGACCTCACCGACCTGTACTCCTCGCGGATCCGCGGCCTGGCCCGCGAAGTCGACCCCACACTGGACGAAGGCATCTACGCCCAGTTCACCGGCCCGCACTACGAAACCCCTGCGGAGGTGCAGTACGCCAAGCGGATCGGCGCGTCCCTGGTGGGCATGTCCACCGCGCTCGAGGCCATCGCCGGCCGCCACGCGGGCATGGAGGTCTTCGGCATTTCGCTCGTGACCAACCTCGCCGCCGGCATCAGCCCGGTGCCGCTGAGCCACGAGGAAGTCCTCGAAGCCGGGCAGGCCGCCGGACCGCGCATCTCCAAACTGCTCGCCGGGATCATCGCCAAGCTCTAAGGGATCAGCTCCGGTCTTTAGCTCCCCGGAGCAAGGTAGCGCACCGCCTTCGCCCTGTCCTGGGGGTACCGCCGCTCCATCGAGTCTGCAATCCCGGCGATGGTCTGCCGGGCCAGCGCCTGCCGCCAGGCGAGTTCGGCCTGGCGCATCGTCTGGGAGATCAGGCAGGTCCGGACGAAGTTGTGCTCCGTGTCGGCATCGGGAACGTTGCCCAGGATGCCTTCGCAGCGGAACACCGGTTCGGGCCCTTCCAGGGCCAGGACAATGTCCAGGACGGTGACGTTTTCCGGCCTGCGCGCCAGGTGGAACCCGCCGCGGGGGCCGGAGACAGAGCCGAGGATCCCGGCGCGGACCAGCGCCTGGAGCTGCTTGTTGAGGTAGGCGCCCGGGAGTTTGTAGTACTCCGCGAGCCGGGCACTGTTGACCGCCTCGCCGGCCGGTGTCCACGCCATGTTGACGCAGCTGTGCACGGCCCACTCCACCCCACGGCCCATCTTCATATTCCAGACGCTACGTGTCCGGAAAAATGGCTGTCAAGGTCTGGCGGGCAAGACGGTTGTGACCGATCTGTACGGCGGACTCTCGCTTGTCGGGGAGGCATCCGCGGCGATTGGCACTAGTTTGGTTCCTATGACGTCTTCTGATGCCGACCTCACCCGCCTGCTGAGCGACGCCCGGACCTGGGCCGCCCAGGACCCGGATCCCGCCACCGCCGCCGCACTGACCGAGCTGGTCCGGCTCGCTGACGACGGCGCCGCCTCGGCCCGTCAGGAGCTCGCCGACAGTTTCAACGGCACCCTGCAGTTCGGCACCGCGGGCCTGCGTGCAGCCCTCGGCCCCGGCCCGAACCGGATGAATCGCGTGGTGGTGCGCCGCGCCGCCGCGGGATTCACGGCCTTCCTCATCGACGCCGTCGCCCAGGCCGCCCCCGGCACCCGGCCGCGCGCCGTCGTCGGCTACGACGCCCGGCACAACTCGGACATCTTCGCGGAAGAAACCGCCGCCATCCTCACCGCCGCCGGCGTGGAGACTTTCCTGATGCCGTCCGCCCTGCCCACCCCGCTGCTCGCCTATGCGGTGCGGGCGCTGGAGT
This DNA window, taken from Pseudarthrobacter sp. ATCC 49987, encodes the following:
- a CDS encoding purine-nucleoside phosphorylase; this encodes MSTTEFLNTDPFDAARAAADYIAEETGIDAHDVALVLGSGWADAAELIGETTATLSADEVPGFSSPSVVGHVGTIRSVLTKEGKRALVLGARTHYYEGKGVRAVVHGVRTAAAAGCKTLVLTNGCGGLNEDWTPGTPVLISDHINLTATSPLEGATFVDLTDLYSSRIRGLAREVDPTLDEGIYAQFTGPHYETPAEVQYAKRIGASLVGMSTALEAIAGRHAGMEVFGISLVTNLAAGISPVPLSHEEVLEAGQAAGPRISKLLAGIIAKL
- a CDS encoding RrF2 family transcriptional regulator, with the protein product MKMGRGVEWAVHSCVNMAWTPAGEAVNSARLAEYYKLPGAYLNKQLQALVRAGILGSVSGPRGGFHLARRPENVTVLDIVLALEGPEPVFRCEGILGNVPDADTEHNFVRTCLISQTMRQAELAWRQALARQTIAGIADSMERRYPQDRAKAVRYLAPGS
- a CDS encoding excalibur calcium-binding domain-containing protein; the encoded protein is MHRSQGSGSSPIRADAPGYHTALDRDRDGIACDK
- a CDS encoding benzaldehyde dehydrogenase, translated to MSLLDSSLWEGKIYLNGWRPGGGGTADAVEPATGGTLGSYGLASVADVREAATTAAAAQKDWAKLNPEDRAAVLRRAGLLWEEHAAEIQDWIVRESGGIPPKAGLETHIAANECYDASALPSLPAGDVLTSNENRWSFARRRPVGVVSVIAPFNFPLILSIRAVAPALALGNAVLLKPDPRTAVCGGVTLVRIFEEAGLPPGLLSLLPGGADIGAAVVEAPEVRVIAFTGSTAAGRKIGETAGRLLKRAHLELGGNNALIVLPGADLPKAASAAAFGSFMHQGQICMAAGRHIVHEDIYDDYVSALAEKAAHLPVGDPKSGTVALGPIIDEKQLHRVDSIVQDAVQGGARLAAGGTHDGRFYQPTVLADLDVASPAWKDEIFGPVAPVMKFSTVEEAVALANGNEYGLSIGILGDVGMAMTIADQLDSGKVHINEQTVSDEANSPFGGMKSSGNGSRIGGHHANMESFTEIQWLTVRPDIAPYPF
- a CDS encoding neutral zinc metallopeptidase, with the translated sequence MTTPTPSPTPTPTPTTTPTPTPNPALLLDELQTAEIITNGFWTRHWGDYFPGTYSPPKVLGLYDGNSASVPLCGQTPLSADNAFYCPQADFVAWDKGLMEKGYANGDTWPYLVIAHEWGHAIQDRLGDSLTEKADELQADCLAGAALFGAAADGELILETGDQKELAAGLNVLGDETPWTSSADHGDSFERIRSFDEGRLHGIARCVPGMKFGGWTGALVYRSGIEVSVSPLGYENVEGPLPSTATPTPTWTTTPAPGSTVRVAAVFEITVKNGSAAAFDATGMGNPIVRYGERGLLAETVPAAATSTPAASLGILQPGQTKRIKVSAIIPAGQLTVRVAVPGPNPAVDWAASFEGELPPR
- a CDS encoding NAD(P)H-quinone dehydrogenase, whose amino-acid sequence is MTTHPDFSSPRIAILGGGPGGYEAAMVAASLGAKVTIIERAGLGGSAVLTDVVPSKTLIATADLMTRVSEAGELGVKFDLDGGDCTPTMRADLKHINDRLLRLARQQSADIQKGLENQGVRIMLGSGRMLDSHTIEVLTADGTEIIEADAILLAVGAHPRELPTARPDGVRILNWAQIYNMDELPEDLIVVGSGVTGAEFASAYNGLGSRVTLISSRDRVLPGSDTDAAEVLEGVFERRGVKVLSRARAETVERTEDGVIVTLGDGSNVTGSHCLVAVGSIPNTAGIGLEEAGVALTESGHIKVDGVSRTTAPNIYAAGDCTGVLALASVAAMQGRIAIAHFLGDSVMPLKLHQVASNIFTSPEIANVGVSEAEIESGKYQADIVKLSLRSNARAKMRNHRDGFIKIFARKGSGTVIGGVVVGPNASELIFAISLAVTQKLHVDDVASTFTVYPSLSGSISEAARRLHVHM